From one Gracilibacillus salinarum genomic stretch:
- a CDS encoding nucleotidyltransferase-like protein — protein sequence MEDMLRPIYQERASNRNTLGILIMEKKKTISPETDNFDSILLVVVQDLEEQWIVKHYEFKEQSAALHVIDRDLLEEWIETSSYRRAVEWVIDGKVIFDRNEYVANLKETLRVFPHEQRKLRLAIEFSKLTRSYSEARNLYESGNFLDAYSRLLRSLHYLGRIAILEKGYHPEVMVWHQVKRIDPEIYKLYEELVRSTEETQKRVELMMIAIDFALNKRTEQCAEHLLEVMQTKDTPWGFGELKTHPNVEPYTYDLVSAIEYLVGKNVIEVVLEETKSKTIRHRKYRVSQG from the coding sequence ATGGAAGATATGTTACGCCCGATTTATCAGGAAAGGGCAAGTAACCGTAATACTCTGGGCATTCTGATCATGGAGAAAAAGAAAACGATTAGTCCGGAGACTGATAATTTTGATTCGATATTGTTAGTGGTGGTACAGGATTTAGAAGAACAATGGATCGTAAAGCATTATGAGTTCAAGGAGCAATCAGCAGCACTTCATGTCATTGACAGGGATCTATTAGAGGAATGGATTGAAACTAGTTCCTATCGAAGAGCGGTGGAATGGGTGATTGACGGAAAGGTTATTTTTGACCGCAATGAGTATGTAGCTAATTTAAAAGAAACATTGCGTGTATTTCCTCATGAACAAAGGAAGTTACGATTAGCTATCGAATTTTCGAAACTGACAAGAAGCTATAGTGAAGCACGTAATTTGTATGAATCGGGTAATTTTCTTGATGCATATAGCAGATTGTTAAGGTCGTTACATTACTTAGGGCGAATTGCTATATTGGAGAAAGGTTATCATCCTGAAGTGATGGTATGGCATCAGGTGAAACGAATTGATCCCGAAATATATAAGCTATATGAAGAATTAGTGAGAAGTACAGAAGAAACACAGAAACGTGTAGAATTAATGATGATTGCCATAGACTTTGCCTTGAACAAACGCACAGAACAATGTGCAGAGCATTTACTCGAAGTCATGCAGACGAAGGATACGCCGTGGGGATTTGGAGAGCTTAAGACACATCCCAATGTAGAACCGTATACGTATGATCTGGTAAGTGCGATTGAATATTTAGTTGGAAAGAATGTCATTGAAGTTGTTCTGGAAGAGACAAAGAGTAAAACCATTCGACATCGTAAATATCGAGTATCTCAAGGGTAA
- a CDS encoding cob(I)yrinic acid a,c-diamide adenosyltransferase — protein MRIYTRSGDKGQTSLIYGKRVPKNHLRVEAYGTCDEVNAVIGQAISLIEAIDFKNRQRMLHELDHVQTILFHVGSELATTKDKEVTWQLQARHITQLEEQIDSWQEELPELRNFILPSGHQAASSLHHARTVARRAERLAVGLQEELTDSLAITYLNRLSDYLFVVARSVNNFMGVEEKPLKADV, from the coding sequence ATGCGAATTTATACCAGGTCCGGTGACAAAGGGCAAACCTCCCTGATCTATGGCAAGCGGGTGCCGAAAAATCATCTGCGAGTCGAAGCGTATGGCACGTGTGATGAAGTCAATGCTGTCATTGGCCAGGCGATTAGCTTAATTGAAGCAATCGATTTTAAAAATAGGCAAAGAATGCTGCATGAACTGGATCATGTTCAGACGATTTTATTCCATGTTGGTTCAGAATTAGCAACAACCAAGGATAAAGAGGTAACCTGGCAACTGCAAGCACGCCATATTACACAATTAGAAGAACAAATCGACAGCTGGCAGGAAGAGCTGCCAGAATTACGTAACTTTATTTTACCCTCGGGGCATCAGGCGGCAAGCTCTTTGCATCACGCACGAACGGTTGCAAGACGAGCGGAGAGGCTGGCAGTTGGTCTGCAGGAGGAGTTAACCGATTCGTTAGCTATTACGTATTTGAATCGGCTATCGGATTATCTCTTTGTCGTGGCGCGCTCTGTCAATAATTTCATGGGTGTTGAAGAAAAGCCGTTAAAAGCGGATGTCTAG
- a CDS encoding YgzB family protein gives MAEITYKNKINRIRTFALSLVFIGFIIMYVGLLFKDIQWLMLVFMILGTLSVVFSSVVYFWIGLLSTRAVQIICPSCEKPTKMLGRVDACMHCRQPLTMDKDLEGKEFDESYNKKKRR, from the coding sequence ATGGCTGAAATCACCTATAAAAATAAAATAAATAGAATTCGAACCTTCGCATTGTCTCTTGTGTTCATTGGTTTCATTATTATGTACGTTGGACTATTGTTTAAAGATATTCAGTGGCTGATGCTTGTGTTCATGATTCTCGGGACGTTATCCGTCGTCTTCAGTTCGGTCGTATATTTCTGGATCGGTCTTCTTTCTACAAGGGCTGTCCAGATTATTTGTCCAAGCTGTGAGAAACCGACGAAAATGCTCGGACGTGTCGATGCCTGTATGCATTGCAGACAACCACTAACAATGGACAAGGATCTTGAAGGTAAAGAATTCGATGAAAGCTACAATAAGAAGAAACGCCGCTAA
- a CDS encoding potassium channel family protein, which translates to MIGFVSILLIVVLLIGSLYAFIFGKAHQRSYFSYEMFYTLLAVYFTVLTSFACLYFVLSFQGVLLLDDGRLDQLPPLETLAHSFYFSGVTLMTVGYGDITPIGWGRLLALIESLIGYILPPAFFLKIWQGNDKRDVY; encoded by the coding sequence ATGATCGGTTTCGTATCGATATTGCTGATCGTGGTTTTATTAATTGGCAGCTTATATGCGTTTATATTTGGAAAAGCCCATCAACGCAGTTATTTTTCCTATGAAATGTTTTATACGTTGCTTGCTGTTTATTTTACGGTACTGACTTCATTCGCGTGTTTATATTTTGTCCTATCGTTTCAAGGAGTGTTGTTATTGGATGATGGCAGGCTGGATCAATTACCACCACTCGAAACATTGGCACATTCGTTCTATTTCAGTGGGGTCACATTAATGACAGTCGGTTATGGCGATATTACACCGATTGGATGGGGAAGGTTACTAGCACTGATCGAATCGCTGATCGGTTACATCTTACCTCCGGCATTTTTTCTGAAAATATGGCAAGGAAATGATAAAAGAGATGTGTATTAG
- the bcp gene encoding thioredoxin-dependent thiol peroxidase: protein MTVEVGQAVENFALTNNKGEKVNLSDYKGKHVVLYFYPKDDTPGCTTEACDFRDNYESFQDLDAVILGISPDSEESHKKFIDKHELPFELLVDEDKEVAEQFGVWQLKKKFGNEYMGIVRSTFIIDKEGVLRQEFRNVQVKGHVEKALNYIREEL from the coding sequence ATGACAGTTGAAGTAGGACAAGCAGTAGAGAATTTTGCACTAACAAATAATAAAGGTGAAAAAGTAAACCTATCCGATTACAAAGGCAAACATGTTGTACTTTATTTCTATCCAAAAGACGATACACCAGGATGTACGACAGAAGCTTGTGATTTCCGCGATAATTATGAAAGCTTCCAAGACTTAGACGCAGTTATTCTTGGTATTAGCCCGGATTCAGAAGAAAGTCACAAGAAATTCATTGATAAACATGAATTACCGTTTGAATTGCTAGTCGATGAGGACAAGGAAGTTGCTGAACAATTTGGCGTATGGCAATTGAAGAAGAAATTCGGCAATGAATATATGGGAATTGTTCGTTCGACTTTCATCATTGATAAAGAAGGTGTCCTTCGACAAGAGTTCCGTAATGTACAAGTAAAAGGACATGTCGAAAAAGCGTTAAATTATATTCGCGAAGAATTATAA
- the perR gene encoding peroxide-responsive transcriptional repressor PerR: MAVSEHMLQEAVEKLKSSGVRITPQRHAVLEFLLNAETHPTADDIYKALEGKFPNMSVATVYNNLRVFREIGLVRELPYGDSSSRFDVNTSKHYHIICESCGKIVDFHYPSLDEVESLAEQITGFDVSHHRMEVYGVCQECKKEKKQIV, encoded by the coding sequence ATGGCGGTGTCTGAACATATGCTACAAGAAGCAGTAGAAAAACTGAAATCATCAGGCGTTCGTATTACACCACAGCGTCATGCGGTGTTGGAATTCTTACTGAATGCTGAGACTCACCCTACTGCTGATGATATTTATAAAGCGTTAGAAGGAAAGTTTCCGAATATGAGTGTGGCAACTGTATATAACAATTTACGTGTTTTCCGTGAAATCGGGTTAGTACGTGAATTGCCATATGGTGATTCTTCTAGTCGTTTTGACGTTAATACATCCAAGCATTATCACATCATTTGTGAGAGCTGCGGCAAGATTGTGGACTTCCACTACCCAAGTCTTGATGAGGTAGAGTCATTAGCAGAGCAAATCACAGGGTTTGATGTAAGCCATCACCGAATGGAAGTATACGGTGTTTGCCAGGAATGCAAAAAAGAAAAGAAACAAATCGTTTAA